Proteins encoded in a region of the Gulosibacter sediminis genome:
- a CDS encoding helix-turn-helix domain-containing protein, with amino-acid sequence MTLRTLLADPALGLRLARPLEVRDDQLDEKVSWAHSSNLEHPSPWLEAGQLLLTDGTQFGRQHDAAAEAEYAREYVRRLRDAGIVGLGFAVNVAHARVPAEVIDATVYHELPLFIVPSSTPFIRISRTVADAIAAERNERLEWSNRAQRAIARATLRPDGLAATLRELSTQLDSWVALYDALGRRVQVQLGRRVPPELEAELADAVAGQLRGRRRAAARLASAEHSVTLHTIGQPDRLRGVLAIGSGAPLDAAGAQLLASVVGIASIAIEQSRVLDSARRSLRTGVAELYLAGATAAAGDALRDLGTWVPGGRVRVIVAGGVTEWTRVLDELELLAASRDLTFARHGDELLLIVPDDAELPEPLVREELTAGVSTAVDVADIAQGYADARHALQRAARVGEVVEFDRLAEHGLLAWLDAEQGQLLAARMLAELRARDDADELLAALRAWYAHNCAWDPAARELGIHRHTLRARVAAAGAATGYDLDDFSARAQLWMALQLVR; translated from the coding sequence ATGACGCTTCGAACCCTCCTGGCCGACCCGGCGCTTGGCCTGCGCCTCGCGCGGCCGCTTGAGGTGCGCGACGACCAGCTCGACGAGAAAGTGTCGTGGGCGCACTCCTCGAACCTCGAGCATCCCTCGCCCTGGCTCGAGGCCGGGCAGCTGCTGCTCACCGACGGCACGCAGTTCGGCCGCCAGCATGACGCGGCGGCCGAGGCCGAGTACGCGCGCGAGTACGTTCGGCGCCTGCGCGACGCGGGCATCGTCGGGCTCGGCTTCGCGGTGAACGTCGCGCACGCCCGGGTGCCGGCCGAGGTGATTGACGCGACCGTCTATCACGAACTGCCGCTGTTCATCGTGCCCTCGTCGACCCCATTCATCCGCATCTCCCGCACGGTCGCGGACGCCATTGCGGCCGAGCGCAATGAGCGACTCGAGTGGTCGAACCGGGCGCAGCGAGCGATTGCTCGCGCGACACTTCGCCCCGACGGGCTCGCCGCGACGCTGCGCGAGCTCTCCACCCAGCTCGACAGTTGGGTGGCGCTCTACGACGCGCTCGGGCGACGCGTGCAGGTGCAACTTGGTCGCCGGGTGCCGCCCGAACTCGAGGCCGAGCTTGCGGATGCGGTGGCGGGCCAGCTGCGGGGCCGCCGGCGCGCCGCGGCCCGCCTCGCCTCGGCCGAGCACAGCGTGACGCTGCACACGATTGGCCAGCCCGATCGGCTTCGCGGCGTGCTCGCGATCGGTTCTGGTGCGCCACTCGATGCCGCGGGCGCGCAGTTGCTCGCGAGCGTCGTCGGCATCGCCTCGATCGCGATCGAACAGTCGCGCGTGCTCGACAGCGCCCGCCGCAGCCTGCGCACGGGCGTTGCCGAGCTCTACCTCGCCGGGGCGACCGCCGCGGCGGGGGATGCGCTGCGCGATCTCGGCACTTGGGTGCCGGGCGGCCGCGTGCGCGTCATCGTCGCGGGCGGCGTAACCGAGTGGACGCGCGTGCTTGACGAGCTTGAGCTGCTCGCCGCATCCCGCGACCTCACCTTTGCGCGCCATGGTGACGAACTCCTGCTCATCGTGCCCGATGACGCCGAGCTGCCCGAGCCGCTCGTGCGCGAAGAACTCACGGCGGGCGTCTCCACTGCCGTCGACGTTGCCGACATCGCGCAGGGCTATGCGGATGCGCGGCACGCCCTGCAGCGCGCGGCCCGCGTCGGCGAGGTGGTCGAGTTCGACCGGCTCGCCGAGCATGGGCTGCTCGCCTGGCTCGACGCCGAGCAGGGGCAGCTGCTTGCCGCACGGATGCTCGCGGAACTCCGCGCCCGCGACGACGCCGATGAACTCCTTGCCGCGCTGCGCGCCTGGTATGCGCACAACTGTGCATGGGATCCGGCGGCACGCGAGCTCGGCATCCACCGCCACACCTTGCGGGCGCGGGTCGCCGCGGCCGGGGCTGCCACCGGGTACGACCTCGATGACTTCTCGGCCCGCGCGCAACTTTGGATGGCATTGCAACTCGTGCGGTAA
- a CDS encoding lamin tail domain-containing protein, with translation MSVIPGVRRWLAALAATAVTCTAPVLLGAPAALGASAAMPLAVTEIAPDHSGVDNFEFFELTNYSDTAVDLSGWSVKYIYGDTAAADNDVALTLSGDDLTVAPGESVVVWLKYATDTVNSENFTEVDFRENWGDANSSYRIVTATGQSGMANGGNRGVRLVSPDGVDAWSFYPSGSVSTSGTAQFGYAESGSAPLVGSNQPATPGAAVAEEETPAPTETPAPSETPEPSPTPTATPGADTDKPLLITELLPDSSNVGGADAFEFIEITNPTNSTVNLRDYQLMYGYPEADLSVNSDIQWALDTPDAEVAPGASVVVWVKNAQNQELTVEDFNAKFGTQLVAGETLIETQSGGMANGSLRSLDIRTNTGHTITRVYYNETDADDTQADQGIRYGSGSDLAQPKLSIDTATPGSTQADQLPSTPVEVSADAQAPQITDATAQEIDPAADFEFAFKINDDVLVRTVTLDIATSAGDTRTINLQVSEDGESYSYAYPQIDLTGKDWLEYSLTASDGTNTTELQTTRIDVKREEQGPVRSNLSDGSWVSGTTQIVGSAEAGTPVIEFDGEQCTSEPSLEAAPVFAFEATGVDTFFQNAIMFDGEPLHIFDDGIYTGWETISSEVALDAFAPGETVTVSVAAGTKAHPGPDDLENNDDFTIRDVRLVLPDGRTLTPTGYIAGTDLKMGDSAGLLDTYDAEFVIPEDAFSSVRCDVDTTNVADGEHSVTVRSGNESLDLTVNVDNTAPTITTSIADGGELRGETELNADITDGEGQGVDDDSVTTTLDGEEVQLPLATSSTKLAAGEHTLVVTAADLQGNKSDVTVTFTVPEENPSAEVTSFPTCDANGVIQLSDPSGDDLDVSVRRGSTVPVADLEVSSGTVHDGAATDREGTAVIGDELATLAAADGEGVTATGVDALPYQQFTAPVPEGTAAGDEVRVKWEGEANPGTRVTLFALSTAGEWVELAHRILTEEADGSVSFSEVVDAGDFAIDGKVQLLVQNGVGWAGEDRSDRDSAYTPVNEGDTPRSAYDATIAWETDTQYYNETESYYKHQVSLHDYLLQQRDPMNIQYLSHTGDIVNVASEAEQWERADEAYQRLDDADFPYGVLAGNHDVGHKDDDYTYYSQWFGADRYNDNAWWGGDTEDNRGHYDLVTVAGVDFIYLYMGWGAGDEQIDWMNEVLAQYPERTAVINMHEFLTTTGGRGAIPERVYQEVIVPNENVAMVQSGHYHDANVQQYPIDDDGDGVTDRTVAAVLFDFQALPEGGQGYLRLQHLDSSAGTITNRTYSYSLDDYDTDDAAIELEAQEFTLNYSDLGIVAHEKSLTTDQVQVDVLTDDVVAEAQAASGSQVVVSPAQLADVEAWYFVVTDAYGGEFRSEVQDGLEGCATPAPTESPAVTEPPAPTESPVPTESPAPTESPAPTESPAPTESPAPTESPIPTEAPAPIETDDSDSGSAPTVTATPPAVAEGASDEGDGGDSGGGLASTGAEGTLAFTAFALTAIAAGGLLLRRRGAQR, from the coding sequence ATGTCTGTCATACCTGGTGTACGTCGCTGGCTCGCCGCGCTCGCGGCCACCGCCGTCACCTGTACCGCTCCTGTTCTGCTTGGCGCCCCGGCGGCGCTTGGCGCCTCGGCCGCCATGCCGCTCGCCGTGACCGAGATCGCGCCGGACCACTCCGGCGTCGACAATTTCGAGTTCTTTGAGCTCACAAACTACTCCGACACTGCCGTCGATCTCAGTGGGTGGTCGGTCAAGTACATCTATGGCGACACCGCCGCTGCGGACAACGACGTTGCGCTGACGCTGTCGGGTGACGACCTCACCGTCGCGCCCGGCGAGTCGGTCGTCGTCTGGCTGAAGTACGCGACTGACACGGTGAACAGCGAAAACTTCACCGAGGTCGACTTCCGGGAGAACTGGGGCGACGCGAACAGCAGCTACCGCATCGTGACCGCGACCGGTCAATCGGGGATGGCCAACGGCGGCAACCGTGGCGTACGCCTCGTGTCGCCCGACGGCGTCGACGCGTGGTCGTTCTACCCGTCGGGGAGCGTGAGCACGTCGGGAACGGCCCAGTTCGGCTATGCCGAGTCGGGCTCGGCGCCGCTCGTCGGGTCGAATCAGCCGGCGACCCCCGGTGCGGCCGTTGCTGAGGAAGAGACTCCGGCCCCGACCGAGACCCCCGCCCCCTCCGAGACCCCCGAGCCCTCGCCGACACCGACCGCCACCCCGGGCGCCGATACTGACAAGCCACTGCTCATCACTGAGCTGCTGCCGGACTCGTCGAACGTGGGCGGCGCTGACGCCTTCGAGTTCATCGAAATCACGAACCCGACGAACTCGACGGTGAACCTGCGTGACTACCAGCTCATGTACGGCTACCCCGAGGCTGATCTCTCGGTCAACTCCGACATCCAGTGGGCGCTCGACACACCTGACGCCGAAGTCGCTCCGGGTGCATCGGTCGTGGTGTGGGTGAAGAACGCCCAGAACCAGGAGCTGACGGTGGAGGACTTCAACGCGAAGTTCGGCACGCAGCTCGTCGCTGGTGAGACACTCATCGAAACCCAGTCCGGCGGCATGGCGAATGGCTCGCTGCGTTCGCTCGACATTCGTACGAACACCGGCCACACGATCACGCGGGTCTACTACAACGAGACCGACGCCGACGACACCCAGGCCGACCAGGGCATCCGCTATGGCTCGGGTTCCGACCTCGCGCAGCCGAAGCTGTCGATCGACACCGCGACCCCCGGCTCAACCCAAGCGGATCAGCTGCCCTCGACGCCGGTCGAGGTGTCGGCGGATGCGCAGGCTCCGCAGATCACGGATGCGACGGCCCAGGAGATTGACCCGGCCGCCGACTTCGAGTTCGCGTTCAAGATCAACGACGATGTGCTCGTGCGCACCGTGACGCTGGACATCGCGACGAGCGCCGGTGACACTCGCACCATCAACCTCCAGGTGAGCGAGGACGGCGAGAGCTACTCGTACGCGTACCCGCAAATCGACCTCACCGGCAAGGACTGGCTCGAGTACTCGCTCACCGCCTCTGACGGCACGAACACGACCGAACTGCAGACGACGCGAATCGACGTCAAGCGTGAGGAACAGGGCCCGGTGCGCTCGAACCTCAGCGACGGCAGCTGGGTCTCGGGCACCACACAGATCGTCGGCAGCGCCGAGGCAGGTACGCCCGTGATCGAGTTCGATGGCGAGCAATGCACCTCCGAACCCTCCCTTGAGGCTGCCCCGGTGTTCGCATTCGAGGCGACCGGCGTTGACACGTTCTTCCAGAACGCGATCATGTTCGATGGCGAGCCACTGCACATCTTCGACGACGGCATCTATACCGGCTGGGAGACCATCTCGTCGGAGGTGGCACTCGATGCGTTCGCCCCTGGCGAGACCGTCACCGTCTCGGTCGCGGCAGGCACCAAGGCCCACCCTGGCCCCGACGACCTCGAGAACAACGACGACTTCACGATCCGCGATGTGCGACTCGTGCTGCCCGACGGTCGCACGCTGACACCGACCGGCTACATCGCCGGTACCGACCTGAAGATGGGCGACTCCGCGGGCCTGCTCGACACCTATGACGCCGAATTCGTGATTCCGGAGGATGCGTTCTCGTCGGTCCGCTGCGATGTCGACACCACAAATGTTGCGGATGGCGAGCACTCGGTCACCGTTCGCAGCGGTAACGAATCGCTCGACCTCACCGTGAACGTCGACAACACCGCGCCGACCATTACGACCTCGATTGCCGACGGCGGCGAGCTGCGCGGTGAAACCGAGCTCAACGCCGACATCACCGACGGCGAGGGCCAGGGCGTCGACGATGACTCGGTCACGACGACGCTGGACGGTGAAGAGGTGCAGCTGCCCCTCGCGACCTCTTCAACCAAACTCGCCGCCGGTGAGCACACCCTTGTCGTGACTGCGGCGGACCTCCAGGGCAACAAGTCGGATGTGACCGTGACGTTCACCGTTCCCGAAGAGAACCCGAGCGCTGAGGTCACGAGCTTCCCGACGTGTGACGCGAACGGCGTTATCCAGCTGAGCGACCCAAGCGGCGACGACCTCGACGTGAGCGTGCGGCGCGGCTCGACTGTGCCGGTCGCTGACCTCGAAGTGAGCTCGGGCACGGTGCACGACGGCGCAGCGACCGACCGTGAGGGCACCGCTGTGATTGGTGACGAGCTCGCAACGTTGGCAGCGGCCGACGGTGAAGGCGTCACCGCGACGGGCGTGGATGCGCTGCCGTACCAGCAGTTCACGGCGCCGGTGCCCGAGGGGACCGCTGCCGGTGACGAGGTGCGCGTGAAGTGGGAAGGCGAGGCGAACCCCGGCACGCGAGTGACGCTGTTCGCGCTCTCGACCGCAGGCGAGTGGGTGGAACTCGCCCACCGCATCCTGACCGAGGAGGCCGATGGTTCGGTGTCCTTCTCGGAGGTCGTTGACGCAGGCGACTTCGCGATCGACGGCAAGGTGCAGCTGCTCGTGCAGAACGGCGTGGGCTGGGCTGGCGAAGACCGCTCGGACCGCGACAGCGCCTACACCCCGGTAAACGAGGGCGACACGCCCCGCTCGGCCTACGACGCGACCATCGCGTGGGAGACCGACACCCAGTACTACAACGAGACCGAGTCGTACTACAAGCACCAGGTGAGCCTCCACGACTACCTGCTGCAGCAGCGCGACCCGATGAACATCCAGTACCTCTCGCACACCGGTGACATCGTCAACGTCGCAAGCGAAGCCGAGCAGTGGGAACGGGCCGACGAGGCGTACCAGCGCCTTGATGACGCCGACTTCCCCTACGGTGTGCTGGCGGGCAACCACGATGTTGGCCACAAGGACGACGATTACACGTACTACAGCCAGTGGTTCGGCGCCGACCGGTACAACGACAATGCGTGGTGGGGCGGCGACACGGAAGACAACCGTGGTCACTATGACCTCGTCACCGTCGCCGGTGTTGACTTCATCTACCTCTACATGGGTTGGGGCGCAGGCGACGAGCAGATCGACTGGATGAACGAGGTGCTCGCCCAGTACCCGGAGCGCACCGCGGTAATCAACATGCACGAGTTCCTCACTACGACCGGTGGCCGCGGCGCGATCCCCGAGCGCGTGTACCAGGAAGTCATCGTGCCCAACGAGAACGTCGCGATGGTCCAGTCGGGTCACTACCACGATGCCAACGTGCAGCAGTACCCGATTGATGATGACGGCGACGGCGTGACCGACCGCACCGTGGCTGCCGTGCTGTTCGACTTCCAGGCACTGCCCGAGGGTGGCCAGGGGTACCTGCGCCTGCAGCACCTGGACTCGAGCGCTGGCACGATCACGAACCGTACCTACTCGTACTCGCTTGACGACTACGACACCGACGATGCTGCCATCGAGCTTGAGGCGCAGGAGTTCACGCTGAACTACAGCGACCTCGGCATCGTGGCACACGAGAAGTCGCTCACGACCGACCAGGTGCAGGTTGATGTGCTCACGGACGACGTGGTCGCCGAAGCTCAGGCGGCCTCTGGCTCGCAGGTGGTCGTGTCGCCGGCACAGCTCGCTGACGTTGAGGCCTGGTACTTCGTCGTGACGGATGCGTACGGCGGCGAGTTCCGCTCGGAGGTTCAGGACGGCCTCGAGGGTTGCGCAACGCCGGCCCCGACCGAGTCCCCGGCAGTCACTGAGCCCCCGGCTCCGACTGAGTCGCCAGTCCCGACAGAATCACCGGCTCCGACGGAATCACCGGCTCCGACGGAATCACCGGCTCCGACGGAATCACCGGCTCCGACGGAATCACCGATTCCGACCGAGGCACCGGCACCGATCGAAACGGACGACTCGGATTCCGGTTCCGCGCCGACGGTGACGGCGACGCCACCCGCCGTGGCTGAGGGGGCGTCGGACGAGGGTGATGGCGGTGACAGCGGAGGTGGCCTGGCTTCCACCGGTGCCGAAGGAACGCTGGCGTTCACCGCATTCGCACTGACGGCCATCGCGGCGGGTGGGCTCCTGCTGCGCCGCCGCGGAGCGCAGCGGTAG
- a CDS encoding CoA-acylating methylmalonate-semialdehyde dehydrogenase, with product MTNLPVVPHWIGGKEVTPEGTRTAPVFDPALGEETKRVVLAEQTDVDVAVKSAHEAYRSWRDVSLAKRTSVIFKFRELLDSRKGELAELITAEHGKVLDDALGEISRGQEVVEYACGITAHLRGHFSEQISTGFDIHSVNQPVGVAAIISPFNFPAMVPMWFFPIAIAAGNAVVLKPSEKDPSAAIWIAKLWQEAGLPDGVFTVLNGDKVAVDGLLTHPQVDAISFVGSTPIARYVYETGTAHGKRVQALGGAKNHMLVLPDADLDLVADSAINAGFGSAGERCMAISVVVAVEPVADELIEKITERMGTLRVGDGRRGCDMGPLVTQAHRDKVAGYIDVAIEDGADVVVDGRGIEVDGEAGGFWLGPTLIDKVPTSSRVYTEEIFGPVLSIVRVASFDEGVDLINNGAFGNGTAVFTNDGGAARRFQREIEVGMIGVNVPIPVPIASYSFGGWKESLFGDTKAHGAEGVRFFTRQKAITTRWLDPSHGGINLGFPQND from the coding sequence ATGACGAACCTCCCGGTTGTTCCGCACTGGATCGGTGGCAAGGAAGTCACCCCCGAAGGCACCCGCACCGCCCCCGTGTTCGACCCGGCGCTCGGCGAAGAGACGAAGCGCGTCGTGCTCGCGGAGCAGACCGACGTCGACGTCGCCGTGAAGAGCGCCCACGAGGCGTACCGTTCGTGGCGGGATGTGTCGCTCGCGAAGCGCACCTCGGTCATCTTCAAGTTCCGCGAACTGCTCGACTCGCGCAAGGGTGAGCTCGCCGAGCTCATCACCGCCGAGCACGGCAAGGTGCTCGACGATGCGCTCGGCGAGATCTCGCGCGGCCAGGAGGTCGTCGAATACGCCTGCGGCATCACGGCGCACCTGCGCGGCCACTTCTCGGAGCAGATCTCGACCGGTTTCGACATCCACTCGGTGAACCAGCCCGTGGGTGTTGCGGCGATCATTTCGCCCTTCAACTTCCCCGCCATGGTGCCGATGTGGTTCTTCCCCATCGCCATTGCGGCCGGCAACGCGGTCGTGCTCAAGCCTTCCGAGAAGGACCCCTCGGCGGCGATCTGGATCGCAAAGCTCTGGCAGGAAGCGGGCCTCCCCGACGGCGTCTTCACGGTGCTCAACGGCGACAAGGTCGCGGTTGACGGCCTGCTCACGCACCCCCAGGTCGACGCGATCTCCTTCGTCGGCTCGACGCCGATCGCGCGCTACGTCTACGAGACCGGCACCGCGCACGGTAAGCGCGTCCAGGCACTCGGCGGCGCCAAGAACCACATGCTCGTGCTGCCCGACGCCGACCTCGACCTCGTCGCCGACTCGGCGATCAACGCCGGCTTCGGCTCGGCGGGCGAACGCTGCATGGCCATCTCGGTCGTCGTCGCGGTCGAGCCGGTCGCCGACGAGCTCATCGAGAAGATCACCGAGCGCATGGGCACGCTGCGCGTCGGCGACGGCCGCCGCGGCTGCGACATGGGCCCGCTCGTGACACAGGCGCACCGCGACAAGGTCGCCGGTTACATCGACGTGGCGATTGAAGACGGCGCCGATGTCGTCGTCGACGGCCGCGGCATCGAGGTTGACGGTGAGGCGGGCGGCTTCTGGCTCGGCCCGACCCTCATCGACAAGGTGCCCACGAGCTCGCGTGTCTACACCGAAGAGATCTTCGGCCCCGTGCTCTCGATCGTGCGTGTCGCCTCCTTCGACGAGGGCGTCGACCTCATCAACAACGGTGCGTTCGGCAACGGCACCGCCGTGTTCACGAACGATGGCGGCGCGGCCCGACGCTTCCAGCGCGAGATCGAGGTCGGCATGATCGGCGTCAACGTGCCGATCCCCGTCCCCATCGCGAGCTACTCGTTCGGTGGTTGGAAGGAGTCGCTGTTCGGCGACACGAAGGCCCACGGCGCTGAGGGCGTGCGCTTCTTCACCCGCCAGAAGGCGATCACGACCCGCTGGCTCGACCCGAGCCACGGCGGTATCAACCTCGGTTTCCCCCAGAACGACTAG
- a CDS encoding gamma-aminobutyraldehyde dehydrogenase produces the protein MSKIAELTWQQPLNWIDGEYVAGAGERRVEVSDPALDQVIVDQPEASAEQVDAAVAAARRAFADWSRRTPGERSDLMHAWVRDLHEHEDELARWESRQCGKPLKLTTLFDVAGSIDNVAFYAGAARQLEGKAQAEYSADHTSSIRREPIGVVGSIAPWNYPLQMAAWKILPAVAAGNTIVLKPAEITPLTSLLFAESAARAGIPAGVINIVTGGGRSVGTHLTTHTDVNMVSFTGSTEVGRSIASTIPGKRLHLELGGKAPFVVFDDADLDAAANGAVAASCINTGQDCTAATRAYVHESVFDEFVAKTAAVIDTIKLGTPDDAQTDLGPLSSRGHQQKVAAMVERAADAGATIVRGGHVPEGDGYFYEPTLITGATQDSEIVQNEVFGPVLVVLPFSSDDEAIELANDTPYGLAASAWTSNVYRANRASREIDAGCVWINDHIPIISEMPHGGYKASGYGKDMSAYSLEEYTNVKHVIQDITAVAKKDWHRIIFAGE, from the coding sequence ATGTCCAAGATCGCTGAATTGACCTGGCAGCAGCCACTCAACTGGATCGATGGCGAGTACGTGGCCGGCGCTGGCGAACGCCGCGTCGAGGTGAGCGACCCCGCGCTTGACCAGGTCATTGTCGACCAGCCGGAGGCCTCCGCCGAGCAAGTGGATGCGGCCGTTGCGGCTGCGCGTCGCGCCTTTGCCGACTGGTCTCGACGCACGCCCGGGGAGCGCAGTGACCTCATGCACGCCTGGGTGCGCGACCTGCACGAGCACGAGGATGAGCTCGCGCGCTGGGAGTCGCGCCAGTGCGGTAAGCCCCTCAAGCTGACCACGCTCTTCGACGTCGCCGGATCGATCGACAACGTCGCCTTCTACGCGGGCGCGGCCCGCCAGCTCGAGGGCAAGGCGCAGGCCGAGTACTCGGCCGACCACACCTCGTCGATTCGCCGCGAGCCGATCGGTGTCGTGGGGTCGATCGCGCCGTGGAACTACCCACTGCAGATGGCGGCCTGGAAGATCCTGCCCGCCGTCGCGGCCGGCAACACGATCGTGCTCAAGCCCGCTGAGATCACCCCGCTCACCTCGCTGCTGTTTGCCGAGTCGGCGGCCCGCGCGGGCATCCCCGCCGGCGTCATCAACATCGTTACCGGCGGCGGCCGTTCGGTCGGCACGCACCTCACCACGCACACCGACGTGAACATGGTCTCGTTTACCGGATCAACCGAGGTCGGTCGCTCGATCGCGTCGACGATCCCCGGCAAGCGCCTGCACCTCGAACTCGGCGGCAAGGCGCCGTTTGTGGTGTTTGACGACGCCGACCTCGACGCAGCGGCGAACGGCGCGGTGGCCGCATCCTGCATCAACACGGGCCAGGACTGCACGGCGGCGACTCGCGCGTACGTGCACGAGTCGGTGTTCGACGAGTTCGTCGCCAAGACCGCCGCGGTGATCGACACGATCAAGCTCGGCACGCCCGACGATGCGCAAACCGACCTCGGGCCACTCTCCTCGCGCGGCCACCAGCAGAAGGTTGCGGCGATGGTCGAGCGGGCGGCGGATGCTGGCGCCACGATCGTGCGCGGCGGCCACGTACCCGAGGGCGACGGCTACTTCTATGAGCCGACCCTCATCACGGGCGCGACGCAGGACTCTGAGATCGTGCAGAACGAGGTCTTCGGCCCGGTGCTGGTCGTGCTGCCGTTCTCGAGCGACGACGAGGCGATCGAGCTCGCGAACGACACGCCCTACGGCCTCGCCGCATCCGCCTGGACGAGCAACGTGTACCGCGCGAACCGCGCCTCACGCGAGATCGACGCCGGCTGCGTGTGGATCAACGACCACATCCCGATCATCTCCGAGATGCCGCACGGTGGCTACAAGGCCTCTGGCTACGGCAAGGACATGTCGGCGTACTCACTCGAGGAGTACACGAACGTCAAGCACGTGATCCAGGACATCACCGCCGTGGCGAAGAAGGACTGGCACCGCATCATTTTTGCGGGTGAGTAG
- a CDS encoding antibiotic biosynthesis monooxygenase family protein: MPIVKINAIEVPEQAGPELERRFAERAGTVEKSPGFRGFQLLRPTAGETRYFVVTEWEDEESFAAWRDGDARAAHSGEHGKPVASGASLFEFEVVLDVEPTP, translated from the coding sequence ATGCCTATCGTGAAGATCAATGCCATTGAAGTGCCGGAGCAGGCGGGCCCCGAACTCGAACGCCGCTTTGCCGAGCGTGCCGGCACCGTCGAGAAGTCGCCGGGCTTCCGCGGTTTCCAGCTGCTGCGCCCGACCGCGGGCGAGACGCGCTACTTCGTGGTCACCGAGTGGGAAGACGAGGAGTCGTTCGCCGCGTGGCGCGACGGGGATGCTCGGGCCGCGCACTCGGGCGAGCACGGCAAGCCTGTGGCGAGCGGCGCGAGCCTGTTCGAGTTCGAGGTCGTACTCGATGTCGAGCCCACCCCGTAG
- a CDS encoding TetR family transcriptional regulator produces the protein MTNAEIAEAAGISARTFFRYFDNKEHAGIPGQLDFQHRIEAFVPVDGPPSSVLQQIEAMLEAEIRESAERNQITIRTALMFASEPALLEEAAAQLQRTSKVLQAIVLEHCPSLKRSVTLIITDLAMTTWHTSWEALGQRYKAGETITPLDNYREHCAMLREIVQ, from the coding sequence ATGACGAACGCCGAGATCGCCGAAGCGGCGGGCATCTCGGCCCGCACGTTCTTCCGCTACTTCGACAACAAAGAGCACGCCGGCATCCCCGGTCAGCTCGACTTTCAGCACCGCATCGAGGCGTTCGTGCCGGTCGATGGCCCGCCGAGCAGCGTGCTCCAGCAGATCGAGGCGATGCTCGAGGCCGAGATCCGCGAGTCGGCCGAGCGGAATCAGATCACGATCCGCACCGCGCTCATGTTCGCGAGCGAGCCCGCCCTGCTCGAGGAGGCGGCGGCGCAGCTGCAGCGCACGTCGAAGGTGCTGCAGGCGATCGTGCTCGAGCACTGCCCCTCACTGAAGAGGTCGGTGACGCTCATCATCACCGACCTCGCCATGACGACCTGGCACACGAGCTGGGAGGCGCTCGGGCAGCGGTACAAGGCGGGCGAAACGATCACGCCCCTCGACAACTACCGCGAGCACTGCGCCATGCTGCGCGAGATCGTGCAGTAA